One segment of Variovorax sp. PAMC28562 DNA contains the following:
- a CDS encoding branched-chain amino acid ABC transporter permease, with protein MSASQWRRAMKSPTAGVAVLPRATSTTRTTSTTRPAEPLPAHGDLPRWLRVLFRPVRWRHVLVAALVLLYPFFATPFFTFQIGAQSLALGLVALSLTFLGGYGGMVSLAQMTVAGFAAYLVAIIGTSSNAAISLGWPWWLAVIAALSLSTMFSAAIGWLSVRTEGIYTIMITLAVGVAFFYLAQQNYTLFNGFQGFSKLAAPIVFGLDLREPMPFYFLVLACSVAGYFLVKHLVRAPFGIALQGIRDNPRRMQALGYNVTAHRVAAYAVAGFLAAVGGVLLVWYNGRISPGTVGIGAMINILIIAVLGGMKHPIGAFIGAVVFVLLQNFAIDLVDRERFNLVIGGVFLAIVLFSPDGLLGLWQHLRSRLSGRGPQPRQRPHSKTTTGARHDG; from the coding sequence ATGAGCGCTTCGCAGTGGCGACGGGCGATGAAGTCGCCGACCGCCGGTGTCGCGGTGCTGCCACGTGCCACAAGCACCACGCGCACCACAAGCACCACACGCCCGGCCGAACCACTGCCCGCGCACGGCGACCTCCCGCGCTGGCTGCGCGTGCTGTTCCGCCCGGTGCGCTGGCGCCATGTGCTGGTTGCCGCGTTGGTGCTGCTCTACCCGTTCTTCGCCACGCCGTTCTTCACCTTCCAGATTGGCGCGCAATCGCTCGCGCTCGGTCTGGTCGCGCTGTCGCTGACCTTCCTCGGCGGCTACGGCGGCATGGTGTCGCTGGCGCAAATGACGGTGGCCGGCTTTGCCGCCTACCTGGTCGCGATCATCGGTACGAGCAGCAACGCGGCAATCAGCCTGGGCTGGCCGTGGTGGCTGGCGGTGATCGCGGCGCTCTCGCTGTCGACGATGTTCTCCGCGGCCATCGGCTGGCTGTCGGTGCGCACTGAAGGCATCTACACCATCATGATCACGCTGGCGGTGGGTGTCGCATTCTTCTATCTGGCGCAACAGAACTACACGCTCTTCAACGGCTTCCAGGGCTTCAGCAAACTCGCCGCGCCGATCGTCTTCGGGCTCGACCTGCGCGAGCCGATGCCGTTCTACTTCCTGGTGCTGGCCTGTTCGGTCGCGGGCTACTTCCTGGTAAAGCACCTCGTTCGCGCACCCTTCGGCATAGCGCTGCAAGGCATCCGCGACAACCCACGGCGCATGCAGGCGCTGGGCTACAACGTGACCGCGCACCGCGTGGCGGCGTATGCGGTGGCGGGTTTTCTGGCGGCCGTCGGCGGCGTGCTGCTGGTTTGGTACAACGGCCGCATCTCGCCAGGCACCGTCGGTATCGGCGCGATGATCAACATCCTCATCATCGCCGTGCTCGGCGGCATGAAGCATCCGATCGGCGCGTTCATTGGCGCTGTCGTCTTCGTACTTTTGCAGAACTTCGCCATCGACCTGGTCGACCGCGAGCGCTTCAATCTTGTGATCGGCGGGGTCTTCCTCGCGATCGTCCTGTTCTCACCCGACGGCTTGCTGGGCTTGTGGCAACACCTGCGCAGTCGCCTGTCGGGTCGAGGTCCCCAGCCGCGGCAGAGGCCGCATTCGAAAACCACAACAGGAGCGAGACATGACGGTTAA
- a CDS encoding branched-chain amino acid ABC transporter permease, whose amino-acid sequence MNGMARMNRKSLALWLIFGVPIAVFSVWAISDNYPLYFKTLLNGLTLASLYFLVASGFTLVFGLMRNVNLAHGSLYLFGAYVGWFVGEHTGSWVLAVIAGFLASAILGLLMQLLVFRHMQGQDLRQTLVTIGLSIVFADLMLWIWGAEIYTFDPPAWIYGSTTLPLVAKFPTYRLFVLLASIVIGVGLWLLLARTRIGMMIRAGVDDRGMLAAAGVNVQLVFALTFAIGAGLAGLAGVVGGTALSISPGEDTRYLLASLVVVIVGGMGSVVGAAIGALLIGLAEQFGLAYAPTYSVVFTFVIMVVALAFKPRGLMGKAA is encoded by the coding sequence ATGAACGGCATGGCGCGCATGAATCGCAAGTCGCTCGCGCTCTGGCTAATCTTCGGCGTGCCGATCGCGGTGTTTTCGGTCTGGGCCATCTCCGACAACTACCCGCTCTACTTCAAGACGCTGCTCAACGGCCTCACGCTGGCATCGCTCTACTTTCTGGTCGCGAGTGGCTTCACGCTGGTGTTCGGCCTGATGCGCAACGTGAACCTCGCGCACGGCTCGCTCTACCTTTTCGGCGCCTATGTCGGCTGGTTCGTCGGCGAGCACACGGGCTCGTGGGTGCTCGCAGTGATTGCCGGGTTTCTCGCGTCGGCGATCCTCGGGCTGCTGATGCAGTTGCTGGTGTTCCGTCACATGCAGGGACAAGACCTGCGCCAGACGCTGGTGACCATCGGCCTGTCGATCGTCTTCGCCGATCTGATGCTCTGGATCTGGGGCGCCGAGATCTACACCTTCGATCCGCCGGCGTGGATCTACGGCTCGACCACCCTTCCTCTTGTCGCCAAGTTTCCAACCTACCGACTGTTCGTGTTGCTGGCATCGATCGTCATCGGCGTGGGCCTCTGGCTGCTGCTGGCGCGCACGCGCATCGGCATGATGATCCGCGCCGGCGTCGACGACCGCGGCATGCTGGCCGCGGCGGGCGTCAACGTTCAACTGGTGTTCGCGCTGACCTTCGCGATCGGTGCCGGGCTCGCCGGGTTGGCCGGCGTGGTGGGCGGCACCGCCCTGTCGATCTCGCCGGGCGAGGACACGCGCTACCTGCTGGCTTCGCTGGTCGTGGTCATCGTCGGCGGCATGGGCAGCGTGGTCGGCGCTGCGATCGGTGCATTGCTCATCGGCCTGGCGGAGCAATTCGGCCTCGCCTATGCGCCGACCTACAGCGTGGTCTTCACTTTCGTGATCATGGTCGTCGCGCTCGCGTTCAAGCCGCGTGGATTGATGGGGAAAGCCGCATGA
- a CDS encoding metal-dependent hydrolase family protein has translation MTDVVFTNVRILDGTGQNPFSGSVLVRGNRIRQVGRSTAPIAPGGATVIDGAGATLMPGMCEAHTHFSWNDAATLSAIQTLPLEEHVLWCAKVAKRYLEAGFTSCVGAACAKPRLDVVIRNAINSGQIPGPRYLAASQEITVLGGLGDETLPHLPFPEFSFGVNISGADEMRKAVRMFLKYGVDSVKLNLSGDNFTPQSPSETTWMLDEEVAAAMREVKIRGKRGIAHARSSDSVKQALRHGIDLIYHASFVDNEALDMLEAAKDRVFVAPGIAILYAMLHEAEAFGITNAMATDMGYQIEWDAALESLSKMHKRGIRVLPGGDYGFAFTPHTQNSRDLEFFVKYLGFTPMEAIRSTTLYGGQIMMQPDELGVIKDGYLADMLLIDGDPLANLSILRDPKRILAVMKDGVFAKAPDIASERAWERVA, from the coding sequence ATGACTGACGTCGTCTTCACCAATGTCCGCATCCTCGATGGCACCGGACAGAACCCTTTCAGCGGCAGCGTGCTTGTGCGCGGCAACCGCATTCGCCAGGTCGGTCGCAGTACGGCACCGATCGCGCCGGGCGGCGCCACCGTGATCGACGGCGCAGGCGCCACGTTGATGCCTGGCATGTGCGAGGCCCACACGCACTTTTCGTGGAACGACGCCGCCACGCTCTCGGCCATCCAAACCCTGCCGCTCGAAGAGCACGTGCTGTGGTGCGCCAAGGTCGCGAAGCGATACCTCGAAGCCGGCTTTACCTCGTGCGTCGGCGCGGCCTGCGCCAAGCCGCGGCTCGACGTGGTGATCCGCAACGCGATCAACTCGGGCCAGATCCCCGGACCGCGCTACCTGGCCGCCAGCCAGGAGATCACGGTGCTCGGCGGGCTGGGCGACGAGACCTTGCCGCACCTGCCGTTCCCGGAGTTCAGCTTCGGCGTGAACATCTCGGGTGCGGACGAAATGCGCAAGGCCGTGCGGATGTTTTTGAAATACGGCGTCGACTCGGTCAAGCTCAATCTGTCGGGCGATAACTTCACGCCGCAGTCGCCATCGGAGACGACCTGGATGCTCGATGAAGAAGTCGCCGCGGCCATGCGCGAAGTCAAGATCCGCGGCAAGCGCGGCATCGCGCACGCCCGCTCGTCAGACAGCGTCAAGCAGGCGTTGCGGCACGGCATCGATCTGATCTACCACGCCAGCTTCGTCGACAACGAAGCGCTCGACATGCTCGAAGCCGCGAAAGACCGGGTCTTCGTCGCACCGGGAATCGCCATCCTCTACGCGATGCTGCACGAGGCAGAAGCGTTCGGCATCACCAACGCGATGGCGACCGACATGGGCTACCAGATCGAATGGGACGCCGCGCTCGAGTCGCTCTCCAAAATGCACAAGCGTGGCATTCGCGTGCTGCCGGGCGGCGACTACGGTTTCGCCTTTACGCCCCACACGCAGAACTCGCGCGACCTGGAGTTCTTCGTCAAGTACCTCGGCTTCACTCCCATGGAAGCCATCCGTTCGACCACGCTCTACGGCGGTCAGATCATGATGCAGCCCGACGAACTCGGCGTCATCAAGGATGGCTATCTGGCCGACATGCTCCTGATCGACGGCGACCCGCTGGCCAACCTGTCGATCCTGCGCGACCCCAAGCGCATCCTCGCGGTGATGAAAGACGGCGTGTTCGCCAAGGCGCCGGACATCGCGTCCGAGCGTGCCTGGGAACGCGTCGCATGA
- a CDS encoding metal-dependent hydrolase family protein — MADVLFTNVRVFDGGGEAPFSGDVLVQGNRISRVVKTAHGAPQAPIHGAQVIDGAGAFLMPGMVEAHTHFSWNDQPSLDAIQRMPPEEHILWCAEVAKKYLDMGWTSCVGAAAAKPRLDVVIRNAIADGTIIGPRYLAAGQEITVPGGLGDSTQPHLPQPEFAFGAVVSGAEEMRRCVRMMAKWGVDSVKINLSGESITGMSSEMSQFTEEEIRVCVQEAKAWGKRVAAHARSTWAIKQCVTQGIEVIYHASFADSEALDLLEAHKTEHFIAPGLAWLINTCHNASQWGLTKEVTMKMGYHRELDAAVESMRALRKRGVRILPGGDYGFAWTPHGTNAKDLEYFVKYVGMSTMEALLSATAWGGPMMKMGKTIGYIREGCFADILLIDGDPLTDITVLQDKSRIMAVMKDGEFHRAPPMRSARTTRWATA; from the coding sequence ATGGCAGACGTTCTTTTCACCAACGTGCGTGTCTTCGATGGCGGCGGCGAGGCGCCCTTCTCCGGCGACGTGCTGGTGCAAGGCAACCGCATTTCGCGCGTCGTGAAGACCGCCCACGGCGCACCGCAGGCGCCCATTCACGGCGCGCAGGTCATCGACGGTGCCGGCGCTTTCCTGATGCCGGGCATGGTCGAGGCCCACACGCACTTTTCCTGGAACGACCAGCCGAGCCTGGACGCGATCCAGCGCATGCCGCCGGAAGAGCACATCCTGTGGTGCGCCGAGGTCGCGAAGAAGTACCTCGACATGGGCTGGACCAGCTGCGTTGGTGCGGCAGCCGCCAAGCCGCGGCTCGATGTGGTGATCCGAAATGCGATCGCCGACGGCACGATCATCGGCCCGCGCTACCTCGCCGCTGGACAAGAGATCACCGTGCCAGGCGGACTCGGCGACAGCACGCAGCCGCATCTGCCGCAGCCGGAGTTCGCGTTCGGCGCCGTCGTGAGCGGTGCCGAAGAGATGCGCCGTTGCGTCCGCATGATGGCCAAGTGGGGCGTCGACTCGGTAAAGATCAATCTGTCTGGCGAGTCGATTACCGGCATGTCGAGCGAGATGAGCCAGTTCACCGAAGAAGAGATCCGCGTCTGCGTGCAAGAGGCTAAGGCCTGGGGCAAACGCGTCGCGGCCCACGCGCGCTCCACCTGGGCCATCAAGCAATGCGTGACGCAGGGCATCGAGGTGATCTACCACGCGAGCTTCGCCGACAGCGAGGCGCTCGACCTGCTCGAAGCCCACAAGACCGAGCACTTCATCGCACCCGGTCTGGCATGGCTCATCAACACCTGCCACAACGCGAGCCAATGGGGTTTGACCAAAGAGGTCACGATGAAGATGGGCTACCACCGCGAGCTCGATGCCGCGGTCGAAAGCATGCGCGCGCTGCGCAAACGCGGCGTCCGGATCCTGCCCGGCGGCGACTACGGCTTTGCATGGACGCCGCACGGCACCAATGCCAAAGACCTCGAATACTTCGTCAAGTACGTGGGCATGAGCACGATGGAAGCGCTGCTGTCCGCCACTGCGTGGGGCGGGCCGATGATGAAGATGGGCAAGACGATCGGCTACATCCGTGAAGGCTGTTTCGCCGACATCCTTCTCATCGATGGCGACCCGCTGACCGACATCACCGTGCTGCAGGACAAGTCGCGAATCATGGCCGTCATGAAAGACGGCGAGTTTCACCGCGCGCCACCGATGCGCTCGGCCCGCACCACCCGCTGGGCGACCGCATGA
- a CDS encoding alpha/beta fold hydrolase — protein MTFHLIDRVAVEEEGDGPVVVCVHGLGGSSNTYTPLMPALARHRVVRVDLPGSGRSQSVEGALSIERYVETLLGICDRLGITRAHWVGHSMGTIVCQHIAAAHPKLVASVALFGPLIAPPDAARTAMHARAAKAREGAAGMQEITQTLLQAAISADTRQRLPVVVAFVRESLMRQEGDAYARSCEALAGAQAAAVEQIEAPVLLVTGDEDGVAPPQAVRAMADRLHRAASKRVVVLPKCGHWTPVERPDECQRELREFLATHDRVQRIQ, from the coding sequence ATGACATTCCATCTCATCGACCGCGTTGCGGTGGAAGAAGAAGGCGACGGCCCTGTCGTGGTCTGCGTGCACGGCCTGGGCGGCAGCTCCAACACTTACACGCCGCTGATGCCGGCGCTGGCGCGGCATCGCGTGGTGCGGGTCGACCTGCCCGGCAGTGGCCGGTCGCAAAGCGTCGAAGGCGCTCTTTCGATCGAACGCTATGTCGAAACGCTGCTCGGCATCTGCGATCGCTTGGGCATCACACGCGCGCATTGGGTCGGCCATTCGATGGGCACCATCGTGTGCCAGCACATCGCCGCGGCACATCCGAAGCTCGTCGCGAGCGTCGCTTTGTTCGGCCCGCTCATCGCCCCGCCCGATGCGGCTCGCACGGCAATGCATGCGCGTGCTGCCAAGGCCCGCGAAGGTGCTGCGGGCATGCAGGAGATCACGCAGACACTGCTGCAGGCCGCCATCTCCGCCGACACGCGGCAACGGCTGCCGGTGGTGGTCGCATTCGTGCGGGAGAGCCTCATGCGGCAGGAGGGCGACGCGTATGCACGCAGCTGCGAAGCACTGGCCGGAGCACAAGCTGCCGCTGTCGAACAGATTGAAGCACCCGTGCTGCTGGTGACCGGCGACGAAGACGGTGTGGCGCCGCCGCAAGCCGTGCGCGCCATGGCCGACCGGCTGCACCGCGCGGCCAGCAAGCGCGTGGTGGTGCTGCCCAAATGCGGCCACTGGACACCCGTCGAGCGGCCCGACGAATGCCAGCGCGAACTGCGCGAATTTCTTGCGACGCACGACCGCGTCCAACGCATCCAGTAG
- a CDS encoding fumarylacetoacetate hydrolase family protein: MRFASWSWGGRDHVGTISQDGREATPLAVRDPSLGTLPLIQAMARDEMLPQASGARLPVDVVTLRSPLPRPLRSLFCVGRNYHAHAAELAGSVFNAKPEAEAWPIVFGKLAECVIGPNDTVQLPAPAASVQIDYESELAVVIGRGGRNIPRSRAMDHVFGYTIVNDVTARDVQMRHQQWGLGKSFDTFCPMGPWIVTADEVDGCATRVRGWVNGTLRQDGQTRDMIFDIPTLIETCSRGITLYPGDVIATGTPSGVGMGMKPPQWLRSGDVVRVEIDGVGVIENRFE, from the coding sequence ATGCGTTTTGCCAGTTGGAGCTGGGGTGGCCGCGACCATGTCGGCACCATTTCGCAGGATGGCCGCGAGGCCACGCCGTTGGCCGTGCGCGACCCTTCGCTCGGCACGCTGCCGCTGATCCAGGCGATGGCGCGCGACGAAATGCTGCCGCAAGCCTCGGGGGCACGACTGCCCGTCGACGTCGTCACGCTGCGCTCGCCATTGCCGCGCCCGCTGCGCAGCTTGTTCTGTGTCGGCCGCAATTACCACGCGCATGCAGCCGAGTTGGCCGGCTCGGTATTCAACGCAAAACCAGAAGCCGAAGCATGGCCGATCGTCTTCGGCAAGCTGGCCGAATGCGTGATCGGGCCCAACGACACGGTGCAGCTTCCGGCACCGGCTGCCTCGGTGCAGATCGACTATGAATCGGAGCTCGCGGTCGTCATCGGCCGCGGTGGCCGCAACATCCCCCGCTCGCGCGCCATGGACCATGTGTTCGGCTACACCATCGTCAACGACGTGACCGCACGCGACGTGCAGATGCGCCACCAGCAATGGGGCCTGGGCAAGAGCTTCGACACCTTCTGCCCGATGGGACCGTGGATCGTCACGGCCGACGAGGTCGATGGTTGCGCCACCCGCGTGCGCGGCTGGGTCAACGGCACCCTGCGGCAAGACGGCCAGACGCGCGACATGATCTTCGACATCCCCACGCTCATCGAAACCTGCTCGCGCGGCATCACGCTGTACCCCGGCGACGTCATCGCGACCGGCACGCCATCGGGTGTCGGCATGGGAATGAAGCCGCCGCAATGGCTGCGCTCGGGTGACGTCGTGCGCGTCGAGATCGACGGCGTCGGCGTCATCGAGAACCGCTTCGAATGA
- a CDS encoding alpha/beta hydrolase fold domain-containing protein, whose protein sequence is MPRLKYKLTDPPIAPEGGVRAATFKALLEAAMDIIRLKGHIPSVAEAAARSKVSRATAYRYFPSRSALVTAVVDSSLGPVRKLASDKPNGRERVHELFIKTFPRFKEFEAQMRAAAQLSLEQWGLERAGLLEEEPYRRGHRVGILEHALQPMIPLLRPAVRDRLHQALSVVYGIEPYVILKDIWGLRDREVERTALWMADALIDAALRESGPDPLPQPADAAIARERTVAVDPEWLDAQYNNRARIPEHPAILRYWADASADAFKRPDWVLDVAYGDHASERLDILPARSGAPVFVYIHGGYWRALDKRDHAFIAPPLHAAGAMVVQLNYALCPAVGIEHIVLQMVQALAWVYRNAEAHGGDRERIVVAGHSAGGHLATMLLACDWRAVAPELPRDLVKSALSISGVYELEPLRHAPFLSADLGLTEASALRLSPLRMRAPTMGSLVTVVGADESEEFLRQADAIATAWGPHVVLANERVAGKNHMSVLNDLADPRSSTYAHALSLLGLSGPARG, encoded by the coding sequence ATGCCGCGACTCAAATACAAGCTGACCGATCCTCCGATCGCACCCGAAGGCGGCGTTCGCGCGGCGACGTTCAAGGCGCTGCTCGAGGCGGCGATGGACATCATTCGCTTGAAGGGCCATATCCCTTCGGTCGCTGAGGCGGCGGCCCGATCGAAGGTGTCGCGCGCCACGGCGTACCGCTACTTCCCGAGTCGCAGCGCGCTGGTGACGGCAGTGGTCGACAGCTCGCTGGGACCGGTGCGCAAGCTCGCATCCGACAAGCCGAACGGCCGCGAGCGCGTCCACGAACTGTTCATCAAGACCTTTCCGCGCTTCAAGGAATTCGAGGCGCAGATGCGTGCTGCCGCGCAGTTGTCACTGGAGCAATGGGGCTTGGAGCGCGCGGGGCTATTGGAAGAAGAGCCCTACCGGCGCGGCCATCGCGTGGGCATTCTCGAACATGCACTGCAGCCGATGATTCCGTTGCTGCGACCGGCCGTGCGCGACCGTTTGCACCAGGCGCTGTCGGTCGTCTATGGCATCGAGCCGTACGTGATATTGAAAGACATCTGGGGTTTGCGTGACCGTGAGGTCGAGCGCACTGCGCTGTGGATGGCGGATGCGTTGATCGACGCGGCGCTGCGCGAGTCCGGACCCGACCCGCTGCCGCAGCCCGCGGATGCCGCTATTGCGCGAGAGCGCACGGTCGCCGTGGATCCCGAATGGCTCGACGCCCAGTACAACAACCGCGCACGCATCCCCGAGCATCCGGCCATCCTCCGCTATTGGGCCGACGCATCCGCCGACGCGTTCAAGCGACCGGACTGGGTGCTCGATGTCGCTTATGGCGACCATGCGAGCGAGCGGCTCGACATCCTCCCTGCGCGCTCGGGCGCACCCGTCTTCGTCTATATCCACGGCGGCTACTGGCGCGCACTCGACAAACGCGACCATGCCTTCATCGCGCCGCCGTTGCATGCCGCGGGTGCGATGGTCGTGCAGTTGAACTACGCGCTCTGCCCCGCGGTCGGCATCGAGCACATCGTGCTGCAAATGGTGCAGGCACTGGCCTGGGTCTATAGAAATGCAGAAGCACATGGTGGCGACCGCGAGCGGATCGTGGTGGCCGGTCACTCCGCCGGCGGTCATCTCGCGACGATGCTGCTGGCCTGCGATTGGCGCGCCGTGGCGCCGGAACTGCCGCGCGACCTCGTCAAGTCGGCACTGTCGATCTCGGGCGTGTACGAATTGGAGCCGCTGCGCCATGCGCCGTTTCTGTCGGCGGACCTCGGGCTGACGGAAGCATCTGCGCTGCGCCTGAGTCCGCTGCGGATGCGCGCGCCCACGATGGGCTCGCTGGTGACAGTCGTCGGTGCCGACGAGAGCGAAGAGTTCTTGCGTCAGGCCGATGCGATCGCGACGGCATGGGGGCCGCATGTCGTCCTGGCGAACGAGCGTGTTGCCGGCAAGAACCACATGAGCGTGCTGAACGACCTGGCGGACCCGAGGTCGTCGACGTATGCGCATGCGCTGTCCCTGCTGGGTCTGTCCGGCCCGGCGCGCGGCTGA
- a CDS encoding Lrp/AsnC ligand binding domain-containing protein yields MLKPKKPPKVPAIPIEDPAPGLDRLDVRILAALQDDGRLSNVKLADTIGLSPTAVLARVQRLTREGYILGYEARLNPLRLGASMLVFVEVMLDRTTPNVFDQFKAAVQVRPEIMECHMVAGGFDYLLKTRSADMGDYRAFAGSVLWQLPGVRETRTYAVMEEVKNSTHLHLRGG; encoded by the coding sequence ATGCTTAAGCCAAAGAAACCACCAAAGGTTCCCGCGATACCCATCGAAGATCCTGCTCCGGGTCTGGATCGACTCGACGTTCGCATCCTCGCCGCTTTACAGGACGACGGCCGCCTCTCCAACGTCAAGCTCGCGGACACGATCGGCCTGTCGCCAACGGCGGTCCTCGCCCGCGTTCAACGCCTCACGCGCGAGGGCTACATCCTGGGTTACGAAGCGCGCCTCAACCCACTCAGGCTCGGCGCCAGCATGCTGGTCTTCGTCGAGGTGATGCTCGACCGCACGACGCCCAACGTGTTCGATCAATTCAAGGCGGCGGTGCAAGTACGCCCTGAAATCATGGAGTGCCACATGGTCGCGGGCGGCTTCGACTATCTGCTCAAGACCCGAAGCGCCGACATGGGCGACTACCGGGCCTTCGCGGGCAGCGTGCTCTGGCAGCTGCCGGGTGTGCGCGAAACCCGGACCTATGCGGTGATGGAAGAAGTGAAGAACTCGACGCACTTGCACTTGCGCGGCGGCTAG